Within Porites lutea chromosome 2, jaPorLute2.1, whole genome shotgun sequence, the genomic segment CATTTGAATATGCTTACAAGACAGTTACTTACTATGATGGAGTCTCCATAAGGAAGTCAATTACTGATTTAAGGGTGACATCCTCTGGGAATGTTAGAACTTGAGGTCGCTGACTGCAAGCTGCACAGTCATCCTTAAATGCAATATTAGTGAGAGTGTATTGATCAGAGCccataacattaatttttaaacaatcaaACCTCCTATAGGCAACCACCCAAAATGTGAAGAGTTAGTGGTTGCTTATATTATAGGAGATGGCTGGTTACAAGGTTGAACTGCAGGGGCCTCTTCTACTTTTTGttccgccaaaaaaaaatggccgttgcAGAGAGGTGGCTGTTATGGAGAGATGACCATTAGTGGACGTTCGACTGTACATGCAATTTCTGAGTTATGATATGTGAAGTTACATTTCGTCCTAAAAAGTTCTTCAGATACAAGtggttaaaaaaattgaaaatcataAAACCGTCACCTCAAATAGTGGTCATAGTAGATGAGAGGTGGTCGTTTTTCAGAGATTCAAACTACAGAGCTATTACTGGGAAAATTTTAGTGTTTTGAGGAAGCGGTTGCTTAAGATAGGTGGGCGCACAtgcaggtttgactgtactttaTTTTTGCCTTCTGctcactatgaaaaataaatatttttgtatatatttataaaaaaacaattgcAGGTGGATTTTTACAAAGAAGCAAGTTTATTTACCACCACTTAACAATAGTAAAATCAACTAACTGTAAAAAGCAAGACACGGCTGTTAAAATCTTGACTGAATTCCGGTATAGAACATGCATGCTGCAATATTACCTACGGCTGAATTCAAACTTGTGCTACAGTGTACACATTTTTCCAATATCGAGTCAAAAAACAGAATTAACTATAAtagaaaaatctttttttaatataatattCTTACATACCTTTCTCTCAGCCTCAAAGGTATACGTGTACAATCCATCTGTGTCATTAAACACCATATAGTTGTTTAATGGATTGCAGCAGCTATTCAAGAATAAAGACAGTTAATATTATACTATTTTAAAGATAATCTATGCACAAAAAGACTAATCTCTGAAGACATCTGCAATGTTCTCAAGGTTCCCAATGTTCCAAAGGAAATGATGTTATTGTGCATACATTTTCAACTCAGTCCATGATAAATAAACTTTTACaatgaaaaacaatgaaactgcATGTGTGGTACTGTGCGGAAATCTTACCGAAAGTGAGATTGCAAGACCACTACAACATGTATGAACCAtgcccttcccccccccccctggaatTCCAGAGATTTCACAGACCCTTACCTGGAGACCAGTTTGAAAACTTCCAGAGCACAAGCAGCTGGCATGACACAAATAACAAGAGAAAATTAGAGTCATTGACCAAAGAAGAGAGTCTCCTCCTTAATTTGGCTTACACCCTTCTGCACCCAAAGTAAACATTTCACAAAAATTACCAATCTCTTTTTCATACAGtcctaaaaaaataaaccaggaaGATTTGGAACTTTGGGATTTGATAATGTAGGGTTTGGAAATTTGTTCCTGTTAGAACACTAAGCATTTTCGTAAACCTAACATTGACAAGACGTTTTCCATTTTTGGCTGAACACAAACTATCCACATTCTCCCAATAGCCATGTGGAGCTTAGATATCATGACCTCACCTTGATGCTTTTCCTTTTCCTATCTGCTATGGGGTGTTCATATTTGAGAAAATCTGGACCCTCTGTATGGCACTTTTTAAAACATATGTCCAGGATTGGAATTAGCCaattaaaaatttcaagatTACCTGATTGAGGGGATAGTTTGAACATTCCAAATGATGGGATTGACCAACCATACTAGAAGGCTcaatgaacaaataaaatgaacagaAAGCATATTTACCAGCAATTACAGCATTGGTGGAGGCCACGGCAGGGATGATGTGTTTGACGACACCTTAATAAGATGACAAATTCATTAGACCACAAAGTAGTTGTGCAAATTATTAGAATTATGGCAAATTGTTACTGATTGAAATTACCTTGTGTAAGCCGGTAGGTGACTCCCTGAATGTTAAAGCTATCAGctctttcttttgctttgtcATAAATCCACTGAACATGAGCTGGATCATCTCCATCAACAGGAACTCCCTCTGAAAAAATAATCATGAAAGTATCTGCTACAAAAATGGTGGGGATTTTCAAGAACCCCTTAAAGATACCAGAAATTACTTCAAGGTTGTGGCTTTAATTCATTTTAACCCCACGAGGTATAAAAAATCAGTTGAGTAACAAAATAGGCCCCAACATTTGTTAGTTAAATACCTGTTAAGACCCCTAAAAGGTACTTTCACAGCTCTAATAAGAAATAGTAATTGGCACATGTTATTGCCTTTTACTTGGGAATTTATCTTGGGTAACCTGCATCTTTATAGTCTTAATAGTTTTTGTGGTTTTTGTTCTATCAATAACGGACTAAAGTATGATAACAAAGATGCAAGTGATCAGAGAGGATTATTTCAGTTTAACTAGCTGGCTGAATAAAATCAGTGATTGTTTGCCATGGCAAAGTGTTTGAAAGTTGATGGTTTCTGCAGcacaacaaaatgaaaatgcaaATGGCATGCAAAGTTAAGGATTGATGAAAATACTGTACATACCTCCAAAAGGATGTTCTTGAGGCCATACTAACACCTTGGCGTATTCTACACAGTGTTCTGGTAATCGAGGGGTGTGTGCTATGGTGCATAATGGAAAATTAACCTGCCAAGAAAACACATGTACAGGAAACTAAGCAAGGAATCTATTTACAACTAACGAACAAGTCAACAAAATCTTGGTGATTGAGTATTTAAAGGAGAAGTTCACTCTGTATTCACATCACATACTTGTCACCAGGCTGCTAGGAGTtctccaagatggcggctgtcaTTTCTTGAATTTCGGGCTACTTTAGACTAAAATTTCATAGGGTTGGAAAGCTCTTTGGAAGTCCAAATTTTGGAGAACAACCTACCTTTGTGTAATCTTTttattggcaaaaaaaaaatcctgcaattTTGGAATGAACTTCTCCTTTAAGAACTATCATTGAAACACCACTCAACACATATCAGTGGTGGATCAAGATATTGATGTAAGGTTGGAGGAACCCCGCCTATCCAGTCCTAGAGATACAGCTCGGGAAGCACTCTCGAAACCATTTTCTTAGCCATGAGCTCCTCATTATGATCTTAAAACAATGAACACTCTCCAAAAACTGCCACTGCATAATTATCTATCTCATAGTTCCAATCTTAGTGGGAAATTCTGCAGAGCTGAGCTGGCAAAAATATTGCAATTTCCTGTCTTGTTGAGCAAGTGGTAAGGTCTTAATCAGCTGAAGAAATTAACCAGCAGCAAGCTCTTAGTGACATCCAGGCCAATTATGTATATAAACATATAAAATGCTTAGTACAAGATTTTCTCATACAAAATGTTTCAATGGCACTATTAATATAACATTGACCTACAGAATATTTGTTGTGCATATTTAAACAAGATGTAGTCCTACCTGTGGTGGGTAGAGGTCAAGTGTACACTCTATACAAGCTGTTAGTCCAGGAATGATGACACGAGCATTACCTTTAAAGCCTACAATCCAAACAAACTATTATTGTTAACTCTCTGCAAGCCAGACATCCTCAGGATCTGCTTTGTGCCTCAGAGAAGTGTGACCTTAGTGTGGTATAGAAGGTTCTCTTATAGTGATAGACCTTGTGACATTCTTCCGAAATGCCATTTTTAGACAAGCATTTGAGGCAATCTTGTCTCTCTTAGAAGTTGTCTGATAAAACACAGCTGACCTTAGACTTACCCTCTGTGCCTCCATCTACCACAGGGATAACACTTGTTTGGTCCAATGTCCCATCCTCATCATATTCTAATAAACTAAGctacaacaaaacaaatctcTCTTGATGAATTTGGCATGATAATGACACTATATTGGTTTTCTCTCTGTTACTCTCTTCCATGCACTTTCCTAGAAACTTTTAAGATCACAGAATCACAGAATAAAGGCAAGGCAAAAACGTGAAAAACTTTGCAGTAGAGTAACCCACTAAAGTACTACTGCCCATTTACAGGCTGTGCaataacatgtacatgtactgtcCATTATGTATACTGTCCaataaccattattattattcattcaaaatatttccccattTCTGATTGGGTAAAAAAaaccacacgcataattcaAAATAACCAGCAGCTCAACTGTCATATTGAACCGTCATATTGAACCATTGACTGAGgaaacctggggacgaggttgagttgttttggttgtttgaacaaaatggcggaactgTCGGGTGAACATTGTACTCGTTTCACGGTGAAATATTGTCTAAacacatagcaagaacagcgaGAAGTCAACTCGAtggacaacatctgctatttggagtatatttgcagacctgagcAAACCTTTATCTGCTACTTCCCAAAAAAATGCACTATCGatgtgaacttaacatcgaccgAGGTAAgcattttcagcttgtttttaaagttggaattattttgaatgaataataaagcaattattgaattggGCTATCACAGGATATGtagaattctgcagatctcggagggtgttatccacctccgCCTTccgcctcggtggataacaccctcctcgatctgcagaattcttcatatcctactcggcttcattcaataattgctaaataatgtGGAAGGTTGTAAAAGTTCTGATTATAACTGTTTAATACATACCACCATTCCATTAATCCATCTTCTGGCTACAATGGAATCTAATCCACACACGATGAGATGAAATCCTGGCAAATACATCACAGTGAGCAAAGTTATGTCACTGaattgaaatgtgaaaaaaaatacgAAAGTGTCACGTCTTAATTACAACATAATTGATTAACTTTCATGCTTTTTAAACTACATTTTGTACCAACCTCTATAAAAATCTGCATCATAATCTTGAATCTTTTTGAAATGGCTGTACAATTTCTGTCAAGGATTGAGGAACCCTTTTTTGAAGGTTACAGGTAAAGACAGTTACAGTGAACAAAACTTGcaataattcaaattttgctttcaaaaacATCATGCTTTCCTGATTAGGATACGGTGTAACATTGCAGCCTGCAACACGGCTATTGACAAATTCCGCAGCCACTACAGCTTTTTCTCTTCCAATATCTTTCGGTCTGCAAAgtgacaaaatatattttaaccTAATATAAATTATCATGTACCATTATTACGTACACTTAAGTTTTATAACAGACCCCAGTAAAACTTCCGAATCCCGCACACCAGAAGCATTTCAAAcgacaagaaataaaaatgatatttcttgTACAGTTAGACTGGCACAGGAATACTAACACACATCAAAAACACAGGAACACCAACAGCGGAATAGAAGGGCATTCATAGTGCAATTTTGACATTGGATACATATATCATATAATATTATGCAACATTAAGTAGAACTGGATTTTTATTAATATACCTGAAAAGAAACTGCCTATTTAAATTTGATACATCTATGGTGTCCATATCAATAACATCTATGTTCCTAAATCCACTTAGTGCCTGGAGATTTAAAAACAGACA encodes:
- the LOC140926588 gene encoding NEDD8-activating enzyme E1 catalytic subunit-like: MEVEENSLESPMLVENKPDWSGRWSHLQKLLMRSGPLAHQDFEPGSQVLEFMLESAKILVIGAGGLGCELLKDLALSGFRNIDVIDMDTIDVSNLNRQFLFRPKDIGREKAVVAAEFVNSRVAGCNVTPHFKKIQDYDADFYRGFHLIVCGLDSIVARRWINGMVLSLLEYDEDGTLDQTSVIPVVDGGTEGFKGNARVIIPGLTACIECTLDLYPPQVNFPLCTIAHTPRLPEHCVEYAKVLVWPQEHPFGEGVPVDGDDPAHVQWIYDKAKERADSFNIQGVTYRLTQGVVKHIIPAVASTNAVIAAACALEVFKLVSSCCNPLNNYMVFNDTDGLYTYTFEAERKDDCAACSQRPQVLTFPEDVTLKSVIDFLMETPSYQLKAPGLTTMINAKNKTLYMQSVKSIEERTRENLPKRLKDIGLVDGQEIVVADATTPKPLIVKIHFSSDME